From a single Azospirillum fermentarium genomic region:
- the exbD gene encoding TonB system transport protein ExbD, which yields MAARLDDGDDLSENHEINVTPFIDVMLVLLIIFMVAAPLATVDVPVDLPASAAPAQPRPDKPVYLTLKSDLSLVLGEQPVEREKLREALDNATHATRDTRIFLRADSAVDYGDLMKLMNGLQTAGYLKVALVGLETVSPAPAP from the coding sequence ATGGCCGCCCGTCTGGACGATGGCGACGATCTCAGCGAGAACCACGAGATCAACGTCACCCCCTTTATCGACGTGATGCTGGTGCTGCTCATCATCTTCATGGTGGCAGCCCCCCTGGCGACGGTGGACGTGCCGGTGGACCTCCCGGCCTCCGCCGCCCCGGCCCAGCCGCGCCCCGACAAGCCGGTCTATCTGACGCTGAAGTCCGATCTGTCGCTGGTGCTGGGCGAACAGCCGGTTGAGCGGGAAAAGCTGCGCGAGGCACTGGACAACGCCACCCATGCCACGCGCGACACCCGCATCTTCCTGCGCGCCGACAGCGCCGTCGATTACGGCGACCTGATGAAGCTGATGAACGGGCTGCAGACCGCCGGGTATCTCAAGGTGGCGCTGGTCGGGCTGGAAACCGTGTCCCCCGCTCCGGCGCCGTGA
- the exbB gene encoding tonB-system energizer ExbB — protein MIRPLIETLPFRAALRRTALIPAALVTGAATAHAQTAPAAPIPAAPAPAVAAPVADAAAAAVQAAAPAATAPAADATASAAHAVQAAATGIMSHDLSPWGMFMAASPVVQAVMIGLALASVATWTVWVAKSIELASARRKARRALEALESARSLTQAAEKVGFDKGTVPALVRAAVAEAHLSADVPGDGLKERVASRLSRIEAAAGRRMMRGTGILATIGSTSPFIGLFGTVWGIMTSFIGIAKSQTTNLAVVAPGIAEALLATAIGLVAAIPAVVIYNIFSRSIAGYRALLADASASVERHVSRDLDRRALPRTSQPTAISAAE, from the coding sequence ATGATCCGCCCGCTCATCGAGACCCTGCCGTTCCGCGCCGCCCTGCGCCGCACGGCCTTGATTCCCGCCGCCCTCGTCACCGGGGCCGCCACGGCCCACGCCCAGACCGCCCCGGCCGCCCCCATCCCGGCGGCCCCCGCCCCCGCGGTGGCCGCGCCGGTTGCGGATGCGGCCGCAGCCGCGGTTCAGGCGGCGGCCCCCGCCGCAACGGCCCCGGCGGCTGACGCCACCGCGTCCGCGGCCCACGCGGTGCAGGCCGCGGCGACGGGCATCATGAGCCACGATCTCAGCCCGTGGGGCATGTTCATGGCCGCCAGCCCGGTGGTGCAGGCGGTGATGATCGGGCTGGCCCTGGCCTCGGTCGCCACCTGGACCGTGTGGGTGGCGAAATCCATTGAGCTGGCCTCGGCCCGCCGCAAGGCCCGCCGGGCGCTGGAGGCGCTGGAATCCGCCCGCTCGCTGACCCAGGCGGCGGAAAAGGTCGGGTTCGACAAGGGCACCGTGCCGGCCCTGGTCCGCGCGGCGGTGGCCGAGGCGCACCTGTCCGCCGACGTCCCCGGCGACGGGCTGAAGGAGCGCGTGGCATCGCGGCTGTCGCGGATCGAGGCGGCGGCGGGCCGGCGCATGATGCGCGGCACCGGCATCCTGGCCACCATCGGCTCCACCTCGCCCTTCATCGGCCTGTTCGGCACGGTGTGGGGGATCATGACAAGCTTCATCGGCATCGCCAAATCCCAGACCACCAATCTGGCCGTGGTGGCGCCGGGCATCGCCGAGGCGCTGCTGGCCACCGCCATCGGTCTGGTCGCCGCCATCCCGGCGGTGGTGATCTACAACATCTTCTCCCGCTCCATCGCCGGATACCGGGCGCTGCTGGCCGATGCGTCGGCCAGCGTGGAACGCCACGTCAGCCGCGACCTGGACCGCCGCGCGCTGCCGCGGACGTCCCAGCCCACCGCCATCAGTGCGGCGGAGTAA
- a CDS encoding efflux transporter outer membrane subunit has product MTHRLLLLTLPLLGGCALLAEPHPAPPPVPAAWDTAAPDKAAPVWPDARWWQGFGSAELDRLEAQAESANTDLAAAFARIRQAEAQAKVAGAALLPSLGAGGSGDRSISRNTSSGTSGSGLSSAGSRGTRTSTSFSGNLQASYEIDLFGGNAAAAESAGLSLMGTRYEREATALTVRANVAAAYLQILSLRDRVRLAQETLKIAEEVLEVLTLQVQAGAASDLELAQQRAAVAQQRASLTVQQQNERQARDALAVLLGRAPQGFVVDGKSLSALTLPAITPGLPATLLERRPDLRRADATLRAAGLDIVTARANRLPSLSLTARGSVQAATMAALFDGPGTVTALAGSLTAPLFEGNRLEGQQEQATARRDEAIETYRAAVLAALRDVEDALSAAVSAEQQYAFAREAYEQAQTALRIVEARFRAGTVGFLTVLDTQRTVFQTNDSLVQADLARFNARVSLYKALGGGWDGTTKSGP; this is encoded by the coding sequence ATGACGCACCGTCTTCTGTTGCTGACCCTGCCGCTTCTGGGTGGCTGCGCCCTGTTGGCCGAACCGCACCCGGCCCCGCCGCCCGTGCCGGCGGCGTGGGACACCGCCGCCCCTGACAAGGCCGCCCCCGTCTGGCCCGACGCCCGGTGGTGGCAGGGCTTCGGCTCCGCCGAACTCGACCGGCTGGAAGCGCAGGCGGAAAGCGCCAACACCGACCTCGCCGCCGCCTTTGCCCGCATCCGCCAGGCGGAGGCGCAGGCCAAGGTGGCCGGTGCCGCCCTCCTTCCCAGCCTCGGCGCCGGGGGCAGCGGCGACCGCTCCATCAGCCGCAACACGTCGAGCGGCACCAGCGGCAGCGGCCTGTCGTCGGCGGGGAGCCGGGGCACGCGGACCAGCACGTCCTTTTCCGGCAATCTTCAGGCGTCGTACGAGATCGACCTGTTCGGCGGCAACGCCGCGGCGGCGGAATCGGCGGGCCTGTCGCTGATGGGCACCCGCTACGAGCGGGAGGCGACGGCCCTGACCGTGCGGGCCAACGTGGCGGCGGCCTATCTGCAGATCCTGTCCCTGCGCGACCGGGTGCGGCTGGCCCAGGAGACCCTGAAGATCGCCGAGGAGGTGCTGGAGGTGCTGACCCTTCAGGTCCAGGCCGGGGCGGCGTCCGATCTGGAACTGGCGCAGCAGCGCGCCGCGGTGGCGCAGCAGCGGGCGTCCCTGACGGTGCAGCAGCAGAACGAGCGCCAGGCCCGCGATGCCCTGGCCGTGCTGCTGGGCCGCGCGCCGCAGGGGTTCGTGGTGGACGGCAAATCCCTGTCGGCCCTGACGCTGCCGGCCATCACGCCGGGTCTGCCGGCCACGCTGCTGGAACGCCGTCCCGACCTGCGCCGGGCCGACGCCACCCTGCGGGCCGCCGGGCTGGACATCGTGACCGCGCGGGCCAACCGCCTGCCCTCGCTCAGCCTGACCGCCCGCGGCTCGGTGCAGGCTGCCACTATGGCGGCGCTGTTCGACGGGCCGGGCACGGTGACGGCGCTGGCCGGGTCGCTGACCGCCCCGCTGTTCGAGGGCAACCGGCTGGAAGGCCAGCAGGAACAGGCCACCGCCCGCCGGGACGAAGCCATCGAGACCTACCGCGCCGCCGTGCTGGCGGCGCTGCGCGACGTGGAGGACGCGCTGAGTGCTGCCGTCAGCGCCGAACAGCAATACGCCTTCGCCCGCGAAGCCTATGAACAGGCCCAGACCGCGCTGCGCATCGTGGAGGCGCGGTTCCGTGCCGGCACCGTCGGGTTCCTGACCGTTCTCGACACCCAGCGCACGGTGTTCCAGACCAACGACTCGCTGGTTCAGGCGGATCTGGCCCGCTTCAACGCGCGGGTTTCGCTGTACAAGGCGCTGGGCGGCGGCTGGGACGGCACCACCAAAAGCGGGCCGTGA
- a CDS encoding energy transducer TonB has product MTASPAARTMPMSVPPAPGLTLPPEMPEGAGLGRWTASLLTVLAVHAGAAALVLALPAPAPLEPPPGAVMLELAALPEAPAESQPSETPPGPQQEAAEPPPELVLPEPEPPPEPVFEPPPPPPEVKPEVVVPKPPPKVKPPKPEQPKPRPVERKRETPPTPHPPAEQTTAPPATNAPPSQTAAAPSAGAAGNPAARRSWQGTLLAHLERHKRYPRASQARREQGVTHLRFVMDRQGKVLSCRIERPSGYEALDEETLEMIRRAEPLPPPPPDVGDERIELVVPVQYFLR; this is encoded by the coding sequence ATGACCGCTTCCCCCGCCGCCCGGACCATGCCCATGAGCGTTCCCCCCGCCCCCGGCCTGACCCTGCCGCCCGAGATGCCCGAAGGGGCCGGGCTGGGGCGGTGGACCGCCAGCCTGCTGACCGTGCTGGCCGTTCACGCCGGGGCCGCGGCCCTGGTGCTGGCCCTGCCCGCCCCCGCCCCGCTGGAACCGCCGCCGGGTGCGGTCATGCTGGAACTGGCCGCCTTGCCCGAGGCGCCGGCGGAATCCCAGCCCAGCGAAACCCCGCCCGGCCCGCAGCAGGAAGCCGCCGAACCGCCGCCGGAACTGGTGCTGCCCGAACCGGAGCCGCCGCCCGAGCCGGTGTTCGAGCCCCCGCCCCCGCCGCCGGAGGTCAAGCCCGAGGTGGTGGTGCCCAAGCCCCCGCCCAAGGTCAAGCCACCCAAGCCGGAACAGCCCAAGCCCCGCCCGGTGGAGCGCAAGCGGGAAACCCCGCCCACCCCCCATCCCCCGGCGGAACAGACCACCGCGCCGCCAGCCACCAACGCCCCGCCGTCGCAGACCGCCGCCGCCCCGTCCGCCGGTGCCGCCGGCAACCCCGCCGCCCGCCGCTCGTGGCAGGGCACGCTGCTGGCCCATCTGGAACGGCACAAGCGCTATCCCCGCGCGTCCCAGGCCCGGCGCGAACAGGGTGTCACCCACCTGCGCTTCGTCATGGACCGCCAGGGCAAGGTGCTGTCGTGCCGCATCGAACGCCCGTCGGGGTACGAGGCGCTGGACGAGGAAACGCTGGAGATGATCCGCCGCGCCGAACCCCTGCCCCCACCGCCGCCCGATGTGGGCGACGAGCGCATCGAACTGGTGGTGCCGGTCCAGTATTTCCTGCGTTGA
- a CDS encoding MacB family efflux pump subunit, protein MAVPVLHGISLDIMPGEFVAIMGASGSGKSTLMNLIGLLDRPTGGSYRLNGEEVSGLDGDRRAILRREAFGFIFQQYNLLAASTAVENVAMPAVYAGLTREEREARAAELLKTLGLEDRLDHRPNQLSGGQQQRVSIARALMNGGAIILADEPTGALDSRSGVEVMKLLRSLNEQGHTVLVITHDPGVARQTRRIIELRDGNIVSDGPAPGQEDAPPPTVEPVAIQHASAATSARDVMEAARMALHALGHNLLRTLLTLLGIIIGVASVVAMLAIGDGARQEVLNRFTAMGTNLLLIRPGAPNVRPSGGVTATLVREDADAIAELPNVRVAVPEYPGSATFRRGNRDYQTSVNATTAGFTQARDWTIGSGTFFHDEDVKGYAPVAVLGQTTAKALFPDGSDPIGQYVLINSIPFQVIGLLAPKGASPMGTDQDDAAYVPITTGMLRLFGQRYVRTVTVQVEDVTKIDATQEEIRQLLIGRHKAEDFQIRNMASILQSATETQNTMTLLLGSIAAISLLVGGIGVMNIMLVSVTERTREIGVRMATGARRINIMLQFNGEALAICTLGGALGVLIGLGTTWAFAQFGQPVLVRPGPVILAFGCAFATGLVFGYLPARKAASLDPVVALASE, encoded by the coding sequence ATGGCGGTGCCGGTGCTGCACGGCATCAGCCTGGACATCATGCCCGGCGAATTCGTCGCCATCATGGGGGCGTCGGGCTCGGGCAAATCGACGCTGATGAACCTGATCGGCCTGCTGGACCGCCCCACCGGCGGCAGCTACCGGCTGAACGGGGAGGAGGTGTCGGGGCTCGACGGCGACCGCCGCGCCATTTTGCGGCGGGAGGCGTTCGGCTTCATCTTCCAGCAATACAACCTGCTGGCCGCCTCCACCGCGGTGGAGAATGTGGCGATGCCCGCCGTCTACGCCGGCCTGACCCGCGAGGAGCGGGAGGCGCGGGCGGCGGAGTTGCTGAAGACGCTGGGGCTGGAGGACCGGCTGGACCACCGCCCCAACCAGTTGTCGGGCGGGCAGCAGCAGCGCGTGTCCATCGCGCGTGCGCTGATGAACGGCGGCGCCATCATCCTGGCCGACGAACCCACCGGCGCGCTGGACAGCCGCAGCGGGGTGGAGGTGATGAAGCTGCTGCGGTCCCTGAACGAACAGGGGCACACGGTGCTGGTCATCACCCACGACCCCGGCGTGGCCCGCCAGACCCGCCGCATCATCGAACTGCGCGACGGCAACATCGTGTCCGACGGCCCGGCGCCGGGACAGGAGGACGCGCCCCCGCCCACCGTGGAGCCGGTGGCGATCCAGCACGCCTCCGCCGCCACCTCCGCCCGTGACGTGATGGAAGCGGCGCGGATGGCGCTGCACGCGCTGGGGCACAACCTGCTGCGCACGCTGCTGACGCTGTTGGGCATCATCATCGGTGTGGCGTCGGTGGTGGCGATGCTGGCCATCGGCGACGGGGCGCGGCAGGAGGTGCTGAACCGTTTCACCGCCATGGGCACCAACCTGCTGCTGATCCGCCCCGGCGCCCCCAACGTGCGCCCGTCGGGCGGGGTCACCGCCACCCTGGTGCGGGAGGACGCCGACGCCATCGCCGAATTGCCCAACGTGCGGGTGGCGGTGCCGGAATACCCCGGATCGGCCACCTTCCGCCGCGGCAACCGCGACTACCAGACCTCGGTCAACGCCACCACCGCCGGGTTCACCCAGGCACGCGACTGGACCATCGGCTCGGGTACCTTCTTCCACGACGAGGATGTGAAGGGGTACGCCCCCGTGGCGGTGCTGGGCCAGACCACGGCCAAGGCGCTGTTCCCCGACGGCAGCGACCCGATCGGCCAGTACGTGCTGATCAACAGCATCCCGTTCCAGGTCATCGGCCTCCTGGCGCCCAAGGGTGCCTCGCCCATGGGCACCGACCAGGACGACGCGGCGTACGTGCCCATCACCACCGGCATGCTGCGGCTGTTCGGCCAGCGCTATGTGCGCACGGTGACGGTGCAGGTCGAGGACGTGACCAAGATCGACGCCACGCAGGAGGAGATCCGGCAACTGCTGATCGGGCGCCACAAGGCGGAGGATTTCCAGATCCGCAACATGGCGTCCATCCTGCAAAGCGCCACCGAGACGCAGAACACCATGACGCTGCTGCTGGGGTCCATCGCCGCCATCTCGCTGCTGGTGGGGGGCATCGGGGTGATGAACATCATGCTGGTCAGCGTGACCGAGCGCACCCGCGAGATCGGCGTGCGCATGGCCACCGGCGCGCGGCGCATCAACATCATGCTGCAGTTCAACGGCGAGGCGCTGGCCATCTGCACGCTGGGCGGAGCGCTGGGCGTGCTGATCGGGCTGGGCACCACCTGGGCCTTCGCCCAGTTCGGGCAGCCGGTGCTGGTGCGCCCCGGCCCGGTGATCCTGGCCTTCGGCTGCGCTTTCGCTACCGGGCTGGTGTTCGGCTATCTGCCGGCGCGCAAGGCCGCCAGCCTCGACCCGGTGGTGGCCCTGGCCTCGGAGTGA